From Streptomyces sp. TLI_053, a single genomic window includes:
- a CDS encoding APC family permease — protein sequence MAENTPTDDDRLAALGYRQELRRSLNVLGNISMGFAVVSPVVGLYAAVQVGMSVAGGAWVWALPLCLLGQCLVVSVYSELASQWPLAGGAYQWSKRLAGPAVAWLSGWLWQFAVMFGNTTVAYLASPWLFALFGAVPTPAEQVLASVGFVLLCTLVNAYGINLLRRIVGLGIAAEAVASVVVGLTLLLFFREHGFGLLTDLLDAPKALGIGDTGAVLAAVAVAGWAFIGFDACVSTAEETKDASRQVPRAMWWSLIAVGLVVILNAVAVALAHPAPAEVVARQDLDPVTTAVTHAFGGWADKPFVLVVLISFTACLMASQGGAARGLYSLARDDVFPFSRHVRRVNRHRAPIGGLLAAALVSCAALPLGLSTSAIGSLITFGGAATFVPFFLLTLVALVARLRGGWTPAGAVRYGRLGTPLNLLAVLWTGFEVVNICWPRAVLSPAGAPWYQIWAAPLGVGTVTLAGLGYLLARRPDRRMGEADGDRPLTEELAPAVL from the coding sequence GTGGCCGAGAACACCCCGACCGACGACGACCGGCTGGCAGCACTCGGCTACCGGCAGGAGCTGAGACGCAGCCTGAACGTGCTCGGCAACATCTCCATGGGCTTCGCCGTCGTCTCCCCCGTCGTCGGGCTGTACGCGGCCGTCCAGGTCGGCATGAGCGTCGCGGGCGGGGCCTGGGTCTGGGCGCTGCCGCTGTGCCTGCTCGGACAGTGCCTGGTCGTCTCCGTCTACTCCGAGCTCGCCTCGCAGTGGCCGCTGGCCGGCGGCGCCTACCAGTGGAGCAAGCGCCTGGCCGGTCCGGCGGTCGCCTGGCTGAGCGGCTGGCTGTGGCAGTTCGCCGTGATGTTCGGCAACACCACCGTCGCCTATCTCGCCTCCCCCTGGCTGTTCGCGCTGTTCGGCGCCGTCCCCACGCCCGCCGAACAGGTGCTCGCCTCGGTCGGCTTCGTGCTGCTCTGCACCCTGGTCAACGCCTACGGCATCAACCTCCTGCGCCGCATCGTCGGCCTCGGGATCGCCGCCGAGGCGGTCGCCTCCGTCGTGGTCGGCCTCACCCTGCTGCTGTTCTTCCGGGAGCACGGCTTCGGCCTGCTCACCGACCTCCTGGACGCGCCGAAGGCCCTGGGCATCGGCGACACCGGTGCCGTGCTCGCGGCCGTGGCCGTGGCCGGCTGGGCGTTCATCGGCTTCGACGCCTGCGTGTCGACCGCCGAGGAGACCAAGGACGCCTCCCGGCAGGTGCCCCGGGCCATGTGGTGGTCGCTGATCGCGGTCGGACTCGTGGTGATCCTCAACGCGGTCGCGGTCGCGCTCGCCCACCCCGCCCCCGCCGAGGTGGTCGCCCGCCAGGACCTCGACCCGGTCACCACCGCCGTCACCCACGCCTTCGGCGGCTGGGCCGACAAGCCCTTCGTCCTGGTCGTCCTGATCAGCTTCACCGCCTGCCTGATGGCCTCCCAGGGCGGCGCCGCCCGCGGCCTCTACTCACTCGCCCGCGACGACGTCTTCCCCTTCTCCCGCCACGTCCGCAGGGTCAACCGGCACCGGGCACCGATCGGCGGACTCCTCGCCGCCGCACTGGTCAGCTGCGCCGCCCTGCCGCTGGGGCTGAGCACCTCGGCCATCGGCAGCCTGATCACCTTCGGCGGCGCCGCCACCTTCGTGCCGTTCTTCCTGCTCACCCTCGTCGCCCTGGTCGCGCGCCTGCGCGGCGGCTGGACGCCCGCCGGGGCCGTCCGCTACGGGCGTCTCGGGACCCCGCTGAACCTGCTCGCGGTGCTGTGGACCGGCTTCGAGGTGGTCAACATCTGCTGGCCGCGCGCCGTCCTCTCCCCGGCCGGTGCGCCGTGGTACCAGATCTGGGCGGCACCGCTCGGCGTCGGCACGGTGACCCTCGCCGGGCTCGGCTACCTGCTCGCACGCCGCCCCGACCGGCGCATGGGCGAGGCCGACGGGGACCGCCCGCTCACGGAGGAACTCGCGCCCGCCGTCCTCTGA
- a CDS encoding amidase, with translation MTHPFDVVETGIADLRAALETGRTTAVALLDAYLARIDAYDRPGTATALNSLVVMNPDARADAEASDARRARGESLGPLDGIPYTAKDSYLAKGLTAAAGSPAFEHLVAQRDAFAIERLRAAGAVLIGLTNMPPMANGGMQRGVYGRAESPYNADWLTSAYGSGSSNGSGTATAASFGAFGLGEETWSSGRAPASYNALCAYTPSRGVISVRGNWPLVPTMDVVVPHTRTMADLLELLDVVVADDPDTRGDLWRTQPWVPIPAPSEVRPDSYPGLAPADTAAARAALAGRRVGVPRMYINADPEAGTNPEGGIGGQTGQRIETRASVIDLWEAARRDLEAAGAEVVEVDFPVVTNYESDRPGAPSLKTRGLIGPDFLDREILDLSAWAWDDFLRANGDPALPSLAEVDADTIWPKHQGELPDRYDGFDDTIVDYPRQVREHPYASVTEIPLLEQGLRGLEETRRIDLEQWMDELGLDAVVFPAVADVGPADMDVVEASADLGWRNGVWVANGNLVPRHLGIPTVTVPMGTMADIGMPVGLTFAGRAYEDTALLRLAAAFEATGDRRTTPPRTPRLPSA, from the coding sequence ATGACCCACCCGTTCGACGTCGTCGAGACCGGTATCGCCGACCTGCGGGCCGCACTCGAAACGGGCCGGACCACCGCCGTCGCCCTGCTCGACGCCTACCTGGCGCGGATCGACGCCTACGACCGGCCCGGCACCGCCACCGCGCTCAACTCGCTCGTCGTGATGAACCCGGACGCCCGCGCCGACGCCGAGGCCTCGGACGCCCGGCGCGCGCGCGGCGAGAGCCTCGGCCCGCTCGACGGCATCCCGTACACCGCCAAGGACAGCTACCTCGCCAAGGGCCTGACCGCCGCCGCCGGCTCCCCGGCGTTCGAGCACCTCGTCGCCCAGCGCGACGCCTTCGCGATCGAGCGGCTGCGCGCCGCCGGCGCCGTGCTCATCGGCCTCACCAACATGCCGCCGATGGCCAACGGCGGCATGCAGCGCGGCGTCTACGGCCGCGCCGAGAGCCCCTACAACGCCGACTGGCTGACCAGCGCCTACGGTTCCGGCTCCTCCAACGGCTCGGGCACCGCCACCGCCGCCTCGTTCGGCGCGTTCGGGCTCGGCGAGGAGACCTGGTCCTCCGGCCGCGCGCCCGCCTCGTACAACGCCCTGTGCGCCTACACCCCCAGCCGGGGCGTGATCTCGGTGCGCGGCAACTGGCCGCTGGTCCCGACCATGGACGTCGTCGTCCCGCACACCCGCACCATGGCCGACCTGCTCGAACTGCTCGACGTCGTCGTCGCCGACGACCCGGACACCCGCGGCGACCTGTGGCGGACCCAGCCCTGGGTGCCGATCCCCGCCCCGTCCGAGGTCCGGCCGGACTCCTACCCGGGGCTGGCGCCCGCCGACACCGCGGCGGCCCGGGCAGCGCTCGCCGGCAGGCGCGTCGGCGTGCCCCGGATGTACATCAACGCCGACCCGGAGGCCGGCACCAACCCCGAGGGCGGCATCGGCGGCCAGACCGGTCAGCGGATCGAGACCCGCGCCTCGGTGATCGACCTGTGGGAGGCGGCCCGCCGCGACCTGGAGGCCGCCGGTGCCGAGGTCGTCGAGGTCGACTTCCCCGTCGTGACCAACTACGAGTCCGACCGCCCGGGCGCGCCGTCCCTGAAGACCCGGGGGCTGATCGGCCCCGACTTCCTGGACCGCGAGATCCTCGATCTGTCCGCCTGGGCCTGGGACGACTTCCTGCGCGCCAACGGGGACCCGGCCCTGCCGAGCCTGGCCGAGGTCGACGCCGACACCATCTGGCCCAAGCACCAGGGCGAACTGCCGGACCGCTACGACGGTTTCGACGACACCATCGTCGACTACCCGCGCCAGGTCCGCGAGCACCCCTACGCGTCGGTCACCGAGATCCCGCTCCTGGAGCAGGGACTGCGCGGGCTGGAGGAGACCCGCCGGATCGACCTGGAGCAGTGGATGGACGAACTCGGCCTGGACGCCGTGGTCTTCCCCGCCGTCGCCGACGTGGGCCCGGCCGACATGGACGTCGTCGAGGCCTCCGCGGACCTCGGCTGGCGCAACGGCGTGTGGGTCGCCAACGGCAACCTCGTACCGCGCCACCTCGGCATCCCGACCGTGACCGTGCCGATGGGCACCATGGCCGACATCGGCATGCCGGTGGGCCTCACCTTCGCGGGCCGCGCCTACGAGGACACCGCCCTGCTCCGCCTCGCCGCCGCCTTCGAGGCCACCGGCGACCGCCGCACCACCCCGCCGCGCACGCCGCGCCTCCCGTCCGCCTGA
- a CDS encoding 3'-5' exonuclease codes for MDVNAPLLNVVDVEATCWEGQPPPGQVSEIIEIGLTVVDLRAGERLAKHRLLVRPARSEVSPFCTELTGLTPAEVAGGVSFAEACRTLAAVHRTGATPWASWGDYDRNQFTRQCRRTGAEYPFGHHHTNAKAAFTASYGLRRRPGMAQALTVAGLPLEGRHHRGDDDAWNIAALVLAVAARGDWP; via the coding sequence ATGGACGTCAACGCGCCCCTGCTGAACGTGGTCGATGTCGAGGCGACCTGCTGGGAGGGGCAGCCGCCGCCCGGCCAGGTGAGCGAGATCATCGAGATCGGGCTCACCGTGGTCGACCTGCGGGCGGGCGAGCGGCTGGCCAAGCACCGGCTGCTGGTGCGCCCGGCCCGGTCGGAGGTGAGCCCGTTCTGCACCGAACTGACGGGACTGACCCCGGCCGAGGTGGCCGGGGGCGTCTCCTTCGCCGAGGCCTGCCGGACGCTGGCGGCCGTGCACCGGACCGGCGCGACACCCTGGGCCAGCTGGGGCGACTACGACCGGAACCAGTTCACCCGGCAGTGCCGGCGGACCGGCGCGGAGTACCCCTTCGGCCACCACCACACCAATGCCAAGGCGGCCTTCACCGCCTCCTACGGCCTGCGCCGACGGCCGGGCATGGCCCAGGCCCTCACCGTCGCCGGGCTCCCGCTGGAGGGCCGCCACCACCGGGGCGACGACGACGCGTGGAACATCGCCGCCCTGGTCCTGGCCGTCGCGGCCCGCGGCGACTGGCCGTAG
- a CDS encoding ricin-type beta-trefoil lectin domain protein, whose amino-acid sequence MRRTLAALATFLLAVAAAIATPSGALAVPAPPVPAVVPAPVAATAGTTAAENCRTYVVDGYRWFGECTGLDPRRTWRLQLYCAWRINGRVYDYYADSSVIAGDATTELSCSPGKAVEVRILLGDLLPPEPAGPVGAITGLAGKCVTVRDNRHEDGTPVELFDCNGGYGQSWRVGTDGTVRSLGKCLDVAGGGTGNGNGVQLYVCNGTGAQQWQVRPGGLIVNPQSGRCLDVPRADASNGNRLIIWDCAGGVNQVWRLPA is encoded by the coding sequence ATGCGCCGTACCCTGGCCGCACTGGCCACCTTCCTGCTGGCGGTGGCCGCCGCGATCGCCACCCCCTCGGGCGCGCTCGCCGTCCCCGCGCCACCGGTGCCCGCCGTCGTCCCCGCACCGGTGGCGGCCACCGCCGGGACGACCGCGGCCGAGAACTGCCGGACCTACGTCGTCGACGGCTACCGCTGGTTCGGGGAGTGCACCGGCCTGGACCCGCGCCGTACCTGGCGGCTCCAGCTCTACTGCGCCTGGCGGATCAACGGCCGCGTGTACGACTACTACGCCGACAGTTCGGTGATCGCCGGCGACGCCACGACCGAGCTCAGCTGCAGTCCCGGGAAGGCCGTCGAGGTGCGGATCCTGCTCGGCGACCTGCTGCCGCCCGAGCCGGCCGGGCCGGTCGGCGCGATCACCGGGCTCGCGGGCAAGTGCGTCACCGTCCGGGACAACCGTCACGAGGACGGCACGCCGGTCGAGCTGTTCGACTGCAACGGCGGCTACGGCCAGTCCTGGCGGGTGGGTACCGACGGCACGGTCCGCTCGCTCGGCAAGTGCCTGGACGTGGCGGGCGGCGGCACGGGCAACGGCAACGGCGTCCAGCTCTACGTGTGCAACGGCACGGGTGCCCAGCAGTGGCAGGTCCGGCCGGGCGGCCTGATCGTCAACCCGCAGTCCGGGCGCTGCCTGGACGTCCCGAGGGCCGACGCGAGCAACGGCAACCGGCTGATCATCTGGGACTGCGCCGGCGGCGTCAACCAGGTCTGGCGGCTCCCGGCCTGA
- a CDS encoding TIM-barrel domain-containing protein: protein MSSAAAPPTRRPRAVRHRRTAAAMILTLLGALLTALGPALPARAATAGNAASVTRAGDTFTVRTSSAAAVRIVVARADVFRIWLSPDGSFTDDPAGSDLATTTSFGTVGATLTDAGAYWRIGTPAISLRINKKPLTFALYRADDTTLVWAESQPTSWSAGRTTQYLGRSADEQFYGTGLHLGEWALRDRTVPVAVSNKWTEGTNASPAPFYMSTNGYGVMRNTWAPGSYDFRAPTALSHDEKRFDAWYFAGSSLKDVLDGYTDVTGKPFLAPMWGLELGNADCFNASNPDYQGDHNRARHRTTPDVVGYAADARAADMPSGWILPNDGYGCGYTQLPSTVAALNEKGFRTGLWTSTGLSGIDQEVGTAGSRAVKTDVAWIGSGYKYAFDGVKQAVAGIEDNSDARRFVWTVDGWAGTQRNAVVWTGDTSGTWDAMRWHVPSIAGAGLSGLNYASGDIDGIFGGSPQTYVRDLQWKAFTPAFMTMSGWGATNPSAGYQDKQPWRFAEPYASINRKYLQLKMRLMPYLYTMGRTANETGVPSTRALVLEYPDDPVARGNATSGEFMAGDSFLVAPVVSDTAVRNGIYLPAGSWTDYWTGKVYQGPGWLDGYAAPLDTLPLFVRAGAIVPMWPQMNYTGEKAVSTLTYDVYPRGDSAFSLYEDDGVTRAYQNGAYARQRVDVHAPATGRGDAVISVGAAEGSYTGKAAERGYEFTVHSATAPTSVSVGGAPLPALAGKAAYDSASSGWYYDPADRAGVLWIKAGSRSGAFTVTASGITAAPGTPVGTRSEPIPQTGWKVLGADSEETAGENGAATNAIDGNPATIWHTKWSGGAAPLPHEIRIDLGARYAVDGLGQLPRQDGGVNGRIGRYEVYVSDSATTWGSPVATGSFADTAAAQQVSFTAASGRYLRLRVLSEAGGRGPWTSAAELTATGTKAPPGAAAG from the coding sequence GTGAGCTCTGCCGCCGCTCCCCCCACCCGCCGACCACGGGCCGTCCGCCACCGCCGGACGGCCGCCGCCATGATCCTGACCCTGCTCGGAGCCCTGCTGACCGCGCTCGGCCCGGCCCTTCCGGCCCGGGCCGCGACCGCCGGGAACGCAGCCTCCGTCACCCGCGCCGGTGACACCTTCACCGTCCGGACGTCCAGCGCCGCCGCCGTCCGGATCGTCGTGGCCCGCGCCGACGTGTTCCGGATCTGGCTCTCGCCGGACGGCTCCTTCACCGACGACCCGGCCGGTTCCGACCTCGCGACCACCACCTCCTTCGGCACGGTCGGCGCCACCCTCACCGACGCCGGCGCGTACTGGCGGATCGGCACCCCCGCCATCAGCCTGCGGATCAACAAGAAGCCGCTGACCTTCGCGCTCTACCGGGCCGACGACACCACCCTGGTGTGGGCGGAGTCCCAGCCGACCAGCTGGAGCGCCGGCCGCACCACCCAGTACCTCGGCCGCTCCGCGGACGAGCAGTTCTACGGCACCGGACTGCACCTCGGCGAGTGGGCCCTGCGCGACCGGACCGTCCCGGTCGCGGTCTCCAACAAGTGGACCGAGGGCACCAACGCCAGCCCGGCCCCGTTCTACATGTCCACCAACGGCTACGGCGTCATGCGCAACACCTGGGCACCCGGCTCGTACGACTTCCGCGCCCCGACCGCGCTGAGCCACGACGAGAAGCGCTTCGACGCCTGGTACTTCGCCGGCAGCTCGCTCAAGGACGTGCTCGACGGCTACACCGACGTCACCGGCAAGCCGTTCCTGGCGCCGATGTGGGGCCTGGAACTCGGCAACGCCGACTGCTTCAACGCCTCCAACCCGGACTACCAGGGCGACCACAACCGCGCCCGTCACCGGACCACGCCCGACGTGGTCGGCTACGCCGCCGACGCCCGCGCCGCCGACATGCCCTCGGGCTGGATCCTGCCCAACGACGGCTACGGCTGCGGCTACACCCAACTGCCGTCCACCGTCGCCGCCCTGAACGAGAAGGGCTTCCGGACCGGACTGTGGACCTCCACCGGCCTCTCCGGCATCGACCAGGAGGTCGGCACGGCCGGCTCCCGCGCCGTGAAGACCGACGTGGCCTGGATCGGCAGCGGCTACAAGTACGCCTTCGACGGGGTGAAGCAGGCGGTCGCGGGCATCGAGGACAACTCCGACGCCCGCCGCTTCGTCTGGACAGTCGACGGCTGGGCCGGCACCCAGCGCAACGCGGTCGTCTGGACCGGCGACACCAGCGGCACCTGGGACGCCATGCGCTGGCACGTCCCCTCGATCGCGGGCGCCGGACTCTCCGGTCTCAACTACGCCTCCGGCGACATCGACGGCATCTTCGGCGGGAGCCCGCAGACCTACGTCCGCGACCTCCAGTGGAAGGCCTTCACCCCGGCGTTCATGACCATGTCCGGCTGGGGCGCCACCAACCCCTCGGCCGGGTACCAGGACAAGCAGCCGTGGCGGTTCGCCGAACCGTACGCGTCGATCAACCGCAAGTACCTGCAGCTCAAGATGCGGCTGATGCCCTACCTCTACACCATGGGCCGGACCGCCAACGAGACCGGCGTGCCCTCCACCCGGGCCCTGGTGCTGGAGTACCCGGACGACCCGGTGGCCCGGGGCAACGCCACCTCCGGCGAGTTCATGGCCGGCGACTCCTTCCTGGTAGCACCGGTCGTCAGCGACACCGCCGTCCGCAACGGGATCTACCTGCCGGCCGGCAGCTGGACCGACTACTGGACCGGCAAGGTCTACCAGGGCCCCGGCTGGCTGGACGGCTACGCCGCCCCGCTCGACACCCTGCCGCTGTTCGTCCGCGCGGGCGCGATCGTCCCGATGTGGCCGCAGATGAACTACACCGGTGAGAAGGCCGTCTCCACCCTGACCTACGACGTGTACCCGCGCGGCGACTCCGCCTTCAGCCTCTACGAGGACGACGGGGTGACCCGGGCGTACCAGAACGGCGCCTACGCCCGGCAGCGGGTGGACGTGCACGCGCCGGCCACCGGCCGGGGGGACGCCGTGATCAGCGTCGGTGCGGCGGAGGGCAGTTACACCGGGAAGGCCGCCGAGCGCGGCTACGAGTTCACCGTGCACAGCGCGACCGCGCCCACCTCGGTCTCGGTCGGCGGGGCGCCGCTGCCCGCTCTCGCCGGAAAGGCCGCCTACGACAGCGCGAGCAGCGGTTGGTACTACGACCCGGCCGACCGCGCCGGGGTGCTGTGGATCAAGGCCGGCAGCCGGTCCGGGGCGTTCACCGTGACCGCCTCCGGCATCACCGCGGCGCCCGGGACCCCGGTCGGCACGAGGTCCGAGCCGATCCCGCAGACCGGCTGGAAGGTCCTCGGCGCCGACAGCGAGGAGACCGCGGGCGAGAACGGCGCCGCCACCAACGCGATCGACGGCAACCCCGCGACGATCTGGCACACCAAGTGGTCGGGCGGCGCCGCCCCGCTGCCGCACGAGATCCGGATCGACCTCGGCGCGCGCTACGCCGTCGACGGCCTCGGCCAGCTGCCCCGGCAGGACGGCGGCGTCAACGGCCGGATCGGCCGGTACGAGGTCTACGTCTCCGACAGCGCCACCACCTGGGGCAGCCCGGTGGCCACCGGCTCCTTCGCCGACACGGCCGCCGCGCAACAGGTGTCCTTCACCGCCGCCTCCGGCCGCTACCTGCGCCTGCGGGTCCTGAGCGAGGCGGGCGGCCGGGGGCCCTGGACCAGTGCGGCCGAGCTCACGGCCACCGGGACCAAGGCGCCACCGGGAGCCGCCGCCGGCTGA
- a CDS encoding sugar isomerase, whose product MSHVDAEIASQPDCWRRALELTPRGLPEPGERVAVIGCGTSLYMAQAYAALREGAGLGETDAFAASEFPHRRRYDRVLAITRSGTTTEVVEALGRVSSGETVAVTADGATPVAGAARSLVVLDFADERSVVQTRFATTALVLLRARLGLAPADLPAQAELALAQTLPEGAAAARQFTFLGAGWTCGLAHEAALKVREASYSWAESYPAMEYRHGPVSVTAPTSAVWFFGAPPAGLEGEVRALGATVSVSPLDPLADLVRAQRLAVEVAVSLGLDPDRPRNLTRSIVLDRP is encoded by the coding sequence ATGAGCCATGTGGACGCGGAGATCGCCAGTCAACCCGACTGCTGGCGGCGCGCACTCGAGCTGACGCCCCGGGGGCTGCCGGAGCCGGGCGAGCGGGTGGCGGTGATCGGCTGCGGCACCTCGCTGTACATGGCGCAGGCCTACGCCGCCCTCCGGGAGGGCGCCGGACTGGGGGAGACCGACGCCTTCGCGGCCTCGGAGTTCCCCCACCGGCGGCGCTACGACCGGGTGCTGGCGATCACCCGCTCCGGCACCACGACCGAGGTCGTCGAGGCGCTCGGGCGGGTGAGCTCGGGCGAGACCGTCGCCGTCACCGCCGACGGCGCGACCCCGGTCGCCGGTGCGGCCCGCTCCCTGGTGGTGCTGGACTTCGCCGACGAGCGGTCCGTGGTGCAGACCCGGTTCGCCACCACCGCGCTGGTCCTGCTGCGCGCCCGGCTCGGGCTCGCCCCCGCCGACCTGCCGGCCCAGGCCGAACTGGCGCTGGCCCAGACGTTGCCCGAAGGGGCCGCCGCGGCAAGGCAGTTCACCTTCCTCGGGGCCGGGTGGACCTGCGGCCTCGCCCACGAGGCGGCGCTCAAGGTGCGCGAGGCCTCGTACTCCTGGGCCGAGTCCTACCCGGCGATGGAGTACCGCCACGGTCCGGTCAGCGTCACCGCGCCGACCAGCGCCGTCTGGTTCTTCGGCGCCCCGCCCGCCGGACTGGAGGGCGAGGTCCGGGCCCTGGGTGCCACCGTCTCGGTCTCCCCGCTGGATCCGCTCGCCGACCTGGTGCGGGCCCAGCGGCTGGCCGTCGAGGTGGCGGTCTCCCTCGGCCTCGACCCGGACCGACCGCGCAATCTGACCCGCTCGATCGTGCTGGACCGGCCGTGA
- the nagA gene encoding N-acetylglucosamine-6-phosphate deacetylase yields the protein MTADRLALSGARLVLPGGVVENGRLSIGGTAIVGLGGTATPGDLDLTGYTVVPGFVDLHVHGGGGASYASGIAEEALRAARTHLEHGTTTTVASTVTGEIDDLARQAAVLSELAEDGVVAGVHFEGPFISHNRCGAHRPDLLRDPDPALVRKLVDAARGHARMVTLAPELPGGLDSVRMLADLGVIAAVGHTDSDYARTLEAIGAGATVATHLFNAMPGIAHRAPGPIVALLEDERVTVELINDGVHLHPSVLDLAYGTAGASRVALVTDAMGAAGMGDGLYPLGPLQVEVKDGVAMLTDGSSIAGSTLTLDRAFRRCLTVSGLSLNQAVESLCTVPARLLGLADRVGTLETGKLADLVVVDSTGYDLVAVMRRGEWITGGDRFAPITTA from the coding sequence GTGACCGCGGACCGACTCGCACTGTCCGGCGCCCGGCTGGTCCTGCCCGGCGGCGTCGTCGAGAACGGCCGGCTCTCGATCGGGGGGACGGCCATCGTCGGCCTGGGCGGCACCGCCACCCCCGGCGACCTCGACCTGACCGGGTACACCGTGGTGCCCGGCTTCGTCGACCTGCACGTCCACGGCGGCGGCGGCGCCTCCTACGCCTCCGGCATCGCCGAGGAGGCCCTGCGCGCCGCCCGCACCCACCTCGAGCACGGCACCACCACCACCGTCGCCTCCACCGTCACCGGCGAGATCGACGACCTGGCCCGCCAGGCCGCCGTCCTCTCCGAACTCGCCGAGGACGGCGTGGTGGCCGGCGTCCACTTCGAGGGCCCGTTCATCTCGCACAACCGCTGCGGCGCCCACCGCCCCGACCTGCTGCGCGACCCCGACCCGGCACTGGTCCGCAAGCTCGTCGACGCCGCCCGCGGCCACGCGAGGATGGTCACCCTCGCCCCCGAACTCCCCGGCGGCCTCGACTCGGTGCGGATGCTCGCCGACCTCGGCGTCATCGCCGCCGTCGGCCACACCGACTCCGACTACGCCCGCACCCTGGAGGCGATCGGCGCCGGCGCCACCGTCGCCACCCACCTCTTCAACGCCATGCCCGGCATCGCCCACCGCGCCCCCGGCCCGATCGTGGCCCTGCTGGAGGACGAGCGGGTCACCGTCGAACTCATCAACGACGGCGTCCACCTCCACCCCTCCGTGCTCGACCTCGCCTACGGCACCGCCGGCGCCTCCCGGGTCGCCCTCGTCACCGACGCCATGGGCGCCGCCGGCATGGGCGACGGCCTCTACCCCCTCGGCCCGCTCCAGGTCGAGGTCAAGGACGGCGTGGCGATGCTCACCGACGGCAGCTCCATCGCCGGATCGACCCTCACGCTGGACCGGGCGTTCCGCCGCTGCCTCACGGTCAGCGGCCTCAGCCTGAACCAGGCCGTGGAGTCGCTCTGCACCGTCCCGGCCCGGCTGCTCGGCCTCGCCGACCGGGTCGGCACCCTGGAGACCGGCAAGCTCGCCGACCTCGTCGTCGTCGACTCCACCGGCTACGACCTGGTCGCCGTCATGCGCCGCGGCGAGTGGATCACCGGCGGCGACCGCTTCGCCCCGATCACCACCGCCTGA